Proteins co-encoded in one Centroberyx gerrardi isolate f3 chromosome 18, fCenGer3.hap1.cur.20231027, whole genome shotgun sequence genomic window:
- the pnocb gene encoding prepronociceptin b, with the protein MKSPLWCLVVLLACLFTPGRSDCQRECVACGLLLQQQQLQQAFNTMVCLLECEGHVSSSLTWELCNRAVKLSQYPSLPAGGALSKRTVEELDLTPFDLDSDGELLQAAAAERFQDRGQNEAPFKQRSAQYDSSLLGSAEEEEGLRGLDLGLEDEERKAREEREATRDSQLEEDEGEDSEAIDLSKRFGGFLRGRHGYRKLIGSPARPLQKRYGGFIGIRKSARKWNSQKRVNQLLRQYLGMRSSRSGRFNSVPAAGVWRQNQL; encoded by the exons ATGAAGTCCCCTCTCTGGTGCCTGGTGGTGCTGCTGGCATGTCTCTTCACCCCCGGACGTAGTGACTGCCAGAGGGAATGTGTGGCCTGTGGTCtactcctgcagcagcagcaactgcAGCAAGCCTTTAACACCAtg gtGTGTCTGCTGGAATGTGAGGGTcacgtctcctcctccctcacctggGAGCTGTGTAATCGTGCCGTCAAGCTGTCGCAGTATCCTTCACTTCCTGCGGGAGGCGCTCTGTCCAAGAGAACAGTGGAGGAGCTGGATCTGACCCCATTTGACCTGGACTCTGATGGTGAACTGCTGCAAGCTGCTGCAGCGGAGCGCTTCCAGGATAGGGGTCAGAATGAGGCTCCCTTCAAGCAACGCAGTGCCCAGTATGACTCATCGCTGCTGGGATCcgctgaagaggaggagggcctGCGGGGTCTGGATCTCGGTCTGGAGGACGAAGAGAGGaaggcgagggaggagagggaagcaACGAGGGACAGCCAGCTAGAGGAGGATGAGGGTGAGGACTCAGAAGCCATCGACTTATCCAAACGCTTTGGTGGCTTCCTGAGGGGTCGCCATGGATACAGGAAGCTGATTGGCTCGCCGGCGAGGCCCCTGCAGAAGCGCTATGGTGGGTTCATAGGCATCCGGAAATCTGCCCGCAAATGGAACAGTCAGAAACGGGTGAACCAGCTGCTGAGGCAGTACCTGGGGATGAGGAGCAGTCGCAGTGGGAGGTTCAACAGCGTCCCTGCTGCCGGGGTTTGGAGGCAAAACCAACTGTAA
- the znf395b gene encoding zinc finger protein 395b isoform X1 produces the protein MAAMGPGDRAGAGAGAGAGAGAGPGGTAACPAGPQACLSTTTLSRSRPDMQETLMYMQCCGQGEKPVMGNGRHKNKASVHLPHREAEGGWGNLAAPPQTTAPTMPLCSMSATREAPYSFRSPESVEMDEIMAAMVLTSLSCSPVVQTPPQTDAGPAGSSAADMECGGGELSDSGSSGYWSWDHGNVSPAPSPSVTEMDSSPDEGLQMELEQGEELNAKKPKSSFRGVYKCLWPSCGKVLTSSVGMKRHIRVLHLGSGSDQSQREEDFYYTKISCETVEAASAPAPSQQPPGHASSPRLCWASCGSPPGLGLQIPPAPRPRSNSSSGPGPGRPSPLSQSAPSSFWQIHSEHLYQACSPVQVSVASRNPGSQGWTPSVSVSGHNNAPMVKPRCRSVSVGEQWLQQNSAANRLQTMSASPSRTHCSFRKGRGEAKKCRKVYGVERKDQWCTACRWKKACQRFPD, from the exons ATGGCAGCTATGGGACCTGGGGacagagctggagctggagcaggagctggagcgGGAGCTGGAGCGGGGCCAGGCGGGACGGCAGCCTGCCCAGCGGGACCGCAGGCCTGTCTCTCTACAACGACACTCAGCCGCAGCAGGCCCGACATGCAGGAGACTCTG aTGTATATGCAGTGCTGTGGCCAGGGTGAGAAGCCGGTCATGGGGAATGGGCGTCACAAGAACAAGGCATCAGTCCACCTGCCACACAGGGAGGCTGAGGGAGGCTGGGGCAACCTGGCTGCTCCGCCGCAAACTACAGCTCCCACAATGCCCCTCTGCAGCATGTCGGCTACTAGAGAGGCACCGTACAG TTTCCGCAGCCCAGAGTCAGTGGAGATGGACGAGATCATGGCAGCCATGGTCCTGACCAGCCTGTCCTGTAGTCCTGTGGTTCAGACTCCTCCGCAGACAGACGCGGGTCCAG CTGGCTCGTCAGCAGCCGACATGGAGTGCGGCGGCGGCGAGCTCTCTGACAGCGGCAGCAGCGGCTACTGGAGCTGGGACCACGGCAACGTGAGCCCCGCCCCCTCGCCGTCCGTCACCGAGATGGACAGCAGCCCCGACGAAGGGCTACagatggagctggagcagggggaggagcttaACGCCAAAAAGCCAAAG agCTCGTTCAGAGGTGTGTATAAGTGTCTGTGGCCCAGCTGTGGCAAGGTGCTCACATCTTCAGTTGGAATGAAAAGACACATCCGCGTGCTGCATCTGGG CAGTGGGTCAGATCAGTCCCAGAGGGAGGAGGACTTCTACTACACCAAGATCTCCTGTGAGACCGTGGAGGCTGCCTCCGCCCCAGCTCCTTCCCAGCAGCCCCCGGGCCACGCCTCGTCCCCCCGGCTCTGCTGGGCCTCCTGCGGTTCTCCCCCAGGCTTGGGGCTCCAGATCCCCCCGGCTCCCCGGCCCAGGTCCAACTCAAGCTCCGGGCCGGGACCGGGCCGGCCCAGCCCGCTCAGCCAGTCGGCCCCCAGCAGCTTCTGGCAGATCCACTCAGAGCATCTCTATCAG GCATGCAGCCCCGTCCAGGTCTCTGTGGCCTCCCGAAACCCCGGCTCCCAGGGCTGGACcccctccgtctctgtctctggccACAACAACGCTCCA ATGGTGAAACCTCGCTGCCGGTCCGTCAGCGTCGGGGAGCAGTGGCTCCAACAGAACAGCGCCGCCAACAGGCTGCAGACCATGAGTGCGTCGCCCTCCCGCACTCACTGCTCCTTTAG GAAGGGTCGCGGCGAGGCCAAAAAGTGCCGCAAGGTGTACGGAGTGGAGCGCAAGGACCAGTGGTGCACCGCCTGCCGCTGGAAAAAAGCCTGCCAGCGCTTCCCCGACTAA
- the znf395b gene encoding zinc finger protein 395b isoform X2 — MAAMGPGDRAGAGAGAGAGAGAGPGGTAACPAGPQACLSTTTLSRSRPDMQETLMYMQCCGQGEKPVMGNGRHKNKASVHLPHREAEGGWGNLAAPPQTTAPTMPLCSMSATREAPYSFRSPESVEMDEIMAAMVLTSLSCSPVVQTPPQTDAGPAGSSAADMECGGGELSDSGSSGYWSWDHGNVSPAPSPSVTEMDSSPDEGLQMELEQGEELNAKKPKSSFRGVYKCLWPSCGKVLTSSVGMKRHIRVLHLGGSDQSQREEDFYYTKISCETVEAASAPAPSQQPPGHASSPRLCWASCGSPPGLGLQIPPAPRPRSNSSSGPGPGRPSPLSQSAPSSFWQIHSEHLYQACSPVQVSVASRNPGSQGWTPSVSVSGHNNAPMVKPRCRSVSVGEQWLQQNSAANRLQTMSASPSRTHCSFRKGRGEAKKCRKVYGVERKDQWCTACRWKKACQRFPD; from the exons ATGGCAGCTATGGGACCTGGGGacagagctggagctggagcaggagctggagcgGGAGCTGGAGCGGGGCCAGGCGGGACGGCAGCCTGCCCAGCGGGACCGCAGGCCTGTCTCTCTACAACGACACTCAGCCGCAGCAGGCCCGACATGCAGGAGACTCTG aTGTATATGCAGTGCTGTGGCCAGGGTGAGAAGCCGGTCATGGGGAATGGGCGTCACAAGAACAAGGCATCAGTCCACCTGCCACACAGGGAGGCTGAGGGAGGCTGGGGCAACCTGGCTGCTCCGCCGCAAACTACAGCTCCCACAATGCCCCTCTGCAGCATGTCGGCTACTAGAGAGGCACCGTACAG TTTCCGCAGCCCAGAGTCAGTGGAGATGGACGAGATCATGGCAGCCATGGTCCTGACCAGCCTGTCCTGTAGTCCTGTGGTTCAGACTCCTCCGCAGACAGACGCGGGTCCAG CTGGCTCGTCAGCAGCCGACATGGAGTGCGGCGGCGGCGAGCTCTCTGACAGCGGCAGCAGCGGCTACTGGAGCTGGGACCACGGCAACGTGAGCCCCGCCCCCTCGCCGTCCGTCACCGAGATGGACAGCAGCCCCGACGAAGGGCTACagatggagctggagcagggggaggagcttaACGCCAAAAAGCCAAAG agCTCGTTCAGAGGTGTGTATAAGTGTCTGTGGCCCAGCTGTGGCAAGGTGCTCACATCTTCAGTTGGAATGAAAAGACACATCCGCGTGCTGCATCTGGG TGGGTCAGATCAGTCCCAGAGGGAGGAGGACTTCTACTACACCAAGATCTCCTGTGAGACCGTGGAGGCTGCCTCCGCCCCAGCTCCTTCCCAGCAGCCCCCGGGCCACGCCTCGTCCCCCCGGCTCTGCTGGGCCTCCTGCGGTTCTCCCCCAGGCTTGGGGCTCCAGATCCCCCCGGCTCCCCGGCCCAGGTCCAACTCAAGCTCCGGGCCGGGACCGGGCCGGCCCAGCCCGCTCAGCCAGTCGGCCCCCAGCAGCTTCTGGCAGATCCACTCAGAGCATCTCTATCAG GCATGCAGCCCCGTCCAGGTCTCTGTGGCCTCCCGAAACCCCGGCTCCCAGGGCTGGACcccctccgtctctgtctctggccACAACAACGCTCCA ATGGTGAAACCTCGCTGCCGGTCCGTCAGCGTCGGGGAGCAGTGGCTCCAACAGAACAGCGCCGCCAACAGGCTGCAGACCATGAGTGCGTCGCCCTCCCGCACTCACTGCTCCTTTAG GAAGGGTCGCGGCGAGGCCAAAAAGTGCCGCAAGGTGTACGGAGTGGAGCGCAAGGACCAGTGGTGCACCGCCTGCCGCTGGAAAAAAGCCTGCCAGCGCTTCCCCGACTAA